A single Dechloromonas denitrificans DNA region contains:
- a CDS encoding 3-hydroxybutyrate oligomer hydrolase family protein: MKSVTNPLSLPAVRCLGALIMLLGAGAAHADRCANLVQAFGNRLADVSCVDSADLTTANPATTPANNSLPGLPPFAFTPQSDRATIAPDPANRTPIKGPVPGLQLNARIASDPTGQARFLLRLPANWNGRLVVAGASGTRSEFNGDFAWSDYVVQKGYAYASQNKGVLNLKLSDGSDPLACRLNPTSPTWAHFYDNDPGQEFTRWRDFMVLASKLAHQGAAAHYGRAPRYTYAVGTSNGGYQVRRAVESAPEWFAGGVDWEGTFVDANAANLLTDLPAAVLNFPDYVDGGMDATSLAARNIRAAGFPPDLGSGATSLWSMNSASFWEVTLCQWQKRLDPAYDTYGSGPENYNYSARQSVSEVGDNVADFSTSGRLQRPLITVAGTMDALLPIDHHARAYARKVAAASRQEADGDEHRHRHHPERQPAYRLYEVQNGNHIETYKLTLPQLELIQPHAQRAFDLLVGHVEQGRALPPDQCIGRGQSIGATPAQPGHCAELLAP; the protein is encoded by the coding sequence ATGAAGTCCGTAACCAACCCATTATCGTTACCCGCGGTGCGCTGCCTCGGCGCGCTGATCATGCTGCTCGGTGCCGGCGCGGCGCATGCCGACCGCTGCGCCAACCTGGTTCAGGCTTTCGGCAACCGGCTGGCCGACGTCAGCTGCGTCGACAGCGCCGATCTGACCACGGCCAACCCGGCGACGACGCCGGCCAACAATTCGCTACCCGGCCTGCCGCCCTTCGCCTTCACGCCGCAGAGCGACCGGGCGACGATTGCCCCGGACCCGGCCAACCGGACGCCGATCAAGGGGCCGGTGCCCGGCCTCCAACTCAACGCCCGGATCGCCAGCGACCCGACCGGCCAGGCCCGCTTCCTGTTGCGCCTGCCGGCCAACTGGAATGGCCGTCTGGTGGTGGCCGGGGCGTCCGGTACGCGCAGCGAGTTCAACGGCGATTTCGCCTGGAGCGATTATGTCGTCCAGAAAGGCTATGCCTACGCCTCGCAGAACAAGGGGGTGCTCAATCTCAAGCTGAGCGATGGCAGCGACCCGCTGGCCTGCCGTCTTAACCCGACCTCGCCGACCTGGGCGCATTTCTACGATAACGATCCGGGCCAGGAATTCACCCGCTGGCGCGATTTCATGGTGCTTGCCTCGAAACTGGCCCACCAGGGGGCTGCCGCCCATTACGGCCGGGCACCGCGCTACACCTACGCGGTCGGGACGTCCAACGGCGGCTACCAGGTCCGCCGGGCGGTCGAGTCGGCCCCCGAATGGTTCGCTGGCGGCGTCGATTGGGAAGGCACTTTCGTCGATGCCAATGCCGCCAATCTGCTGACCGATTTGCCGGCGGCGGTGCTGAATTTCCCCGACTATGTCGATGGCGGCATGGATGCAACTAGTCTCGCCGCCCGGAACATCCGGGCCGCCGGTTTTCCGCCCGATCTCGGCAGCGGTGCCACGTCGCTGTGGTCGATGAATTCCGCGTCGTTCTGGGAAGTGACGCTGTGCCAGTGGCAGAAGCGCCTCGATCCGGCCTACGACACCTATGGCAGCGGCCCGGAAAACTACAATTACAGCGCCCGGCAATCGGTTTCCGAAGTTGGCGACAACGTCGCCGATTTTTCCACCAGTGGCCGCCTGCAACGCCCGCTGATCACCGTGGCCGGGACCATGGATGCGCTGCTGCCGATCGACCACCACGCCCGGGCCTATGCCCGCAAGGTTGCTGCGGCCAGTCGTCAGGAAGCCGATGGCGATGAGCATCGGCATCGCCACCACCCCGAACGCCAGCCGGCCTACCGGCTCTATGAGGTGCAGAACGGCAATCACATCGAGACCTACAAGCTGACCCTGCCGCAACTGGAGTTGATCCAGCCGCACGCCCAGCGGGCTTTCGATCTGCTGGTCGGCCATGTCGAGCAGGGCAGGGCGCTGCCGCCCGATCAGTGCATCGGGCGCGGCCAGAGCATCGGCGCGACCCCCGCCCAGCCGGGCCATTGCGCCGAACTGCTGGCGCCCTGA